A portion of the Babylonia areolata isolate BAREFJ2019XMU chromosome 4, ASM4173473v1, whole genome shotgun sequence genome contains these proteins:
- the LOC143281732 gene encoding uncharacterized protein LOC143281732: MERLQKWFGGGDIRSLEPRLLTESGVSIVKRDAASVMSSMSAEEHVKGRTEEKTLQKPIASQLVESEQPDIPSNASVTETRVGQLLNQGREMILRVVPLAEGDCLSCKLIGSGAMFGAAAFILFSYPKMKTRYTGWKRTLCVLQVGSLSTGLALLGVARFFDLSVFSPADAQGNKKSVGQMLTEDMDSVRQFSSQLFSSNRSSDSKKDS; encoded by the exons ATGGAAAGATTACAAAAATGGTTTGGTGGCGGTGATATCAGAAGCTTGGAGCCCAGGTTATTGACAGAAAGCGGCGTGTCGATAGTTAAACGGGACGCTGCATCTGTAATGTCGTCGATGTCAGCTGAAGAGCACGTGAAAGGCCGAACTGAGGAGAAAACATTGCAAAAACCCATTGCGTCTCAGCTTGTGGAGTCTGAACAGCCGGACATTCCCAGCAACGCCAGTGTTACAGAAACACGG GTTGGTCAACTGCTGAACCAAGGACGAGAGATGATTCTTCGTGTGGTTCCATTAGCAGAAGGGGACTGCCTCAGCTGTAAGCTGATTGGTTCAGGGGCCATGTTTGGAGCTGCTGCCTTTATCCTTTTCTCATACCCCAAG ATGAAAACACGCTACACAGGCTGGAAGAGAACACTGTGTGTTCTTCAAGTAGGATCTCTTTCCACAG GCCTGGCCCTTCTTGGAGTGGCACGGTTTTTTGACCTCAGTGTATTTTCTCCAGCTGATGCACAAGGCAACAAGAAGAGTGTGGGACAAATGCTGACTGAAGATATGGATAGTGTGCGCCAGTTTTCATCCCAGCTTTTTTCATCAAACAGATCTTCTGACTCCAAGAAAGACTCTTGA
- the LOC143281733 gene encoding uncharacterized protein LOC143281733 — protein sequence MAGPEDSTTSSHHHGNPPDTPDLRLQEDSEADQLKGGKHNVPQTDPSSPRAVDNNCPPNTTTDTDTVLQKIDLREGKVKRGKTEAPQTPDPHTTKPVCEDDDVFDVNRHPHLFFIEDDDDEDTQSEEEEEEEEGSGTDAFVDSDNKEKKEAETNSKGERLPDNACDRHHLGDENRHGPPCPQDNICPRDVPRSSPWNIPPRSASPLTTVCRCSHSAQVVVRCQISSTCSDLRKTSSCPAAFSPRWPQVVSSADRGSAGNEQRGRKRHSTVSGTKRDLDLSTRPQGGHDLDPSGDDPTQATLRGRSRSYSDSDVQRLLIKDISGELRRIGDEFDRSRGHRLTRPRVSEPIIEENVCEM from the exons ATGGCTGGCCCCGAGGACAGCACGACCTCCAGCCATCACCATGGCAACCCTCCGGACACCCCTGACCTTCGCCTTCAAGAAGACAGTGAAGCGGACCAACTTAAGGGCGGTAAGCACAACGTCCCCCAAACCGACCCTTCCTCTCCCAGGGCGGTGGACAATAACtgtccccccaacaccaccaccgacactGACACAGTGCTGCAGAAGATCGACCTGAGAGAGGGCAAGGTCAAGAGGGGCAAAACAGAAGCCCCTCAAACTCCTGACCCCCATACCACAAAGCCCGTTTGTGAAGATGATGACGTGTTCGACGTCAACCGTCACCCTCACCTCTTCTTCattgaagacgacgacgatgaggacactcaaagcgaagaagaagaagaggaagaagagggttcGGGGACCGACGCTTTCGTGGACAgtgacaacaaagaaaaaaaggaagccgAAACTAACAGCAAAGGTGAGCGTCTTCCTGACAATGCTTGTGACCGCCACCACCTTGGGGATGAGAATCGACATGGACCCCCCTGTCCTCAGGATAACATCTGCCCCAGAGATGTTCCCAGGTCCAGCCCGTGGAACATCCCGCCTCGCAGCGCTTCCCCGTTGACGACGGTGTGCAGGTGCTCCCACTCGGCGCAGGTGGTGGTGCGTTGTCAGATCTCCAGCACGTGCAGTGACCTCAGAAAGACCTCCTCCTGCCCTGCGGCCTTCAGCCCTCGTTGGCCTCAGGTCGTGTCTTCCGCCGACAGGGGGTCTGCCGGGAATGAGCAGCGTG GTCGAAAACGCCACAGTACAGTGTCCGGCACCAAGAGAGATTTGGATCTGTCAACAAGGCCACAAGGAGGTCATGACCTTGACCCTTCCGGGGATGACCCCACGCAGGCGACCCTGAGAGGACGGAGCCGCTCCTACTCCGACTCGGACGTCCAGCGGTTGTTGATTAAGGACATCTCTGGAGAGCTCAGGAGAATCGGGGATGAATTCGACCGCTCAAGAGGCCACAGACTG ACAAGACCAAGAGTGAGTGAGCCAATCATCGAAGAGAACGTCTGCGAGATGTAG